One window from the genome of Planctomycetia bacterium encodes:
- a CDS encoding transposase, with product QCRRVATRYEKTARNFLGMILFAAITIWLK from the coding sequence AACAATGCCGACGAGTGGCGACCCGATACGAAAAGACGGCTCGAAACTTTCTCGGCATGATTCTCTTCGCTGCCATCACCATCTGGCTCAAATGA
- a CDS encoding DUF2778 domain-containing protein, with translation MQANVDIGPIPEGKYWIRLDEIQRNWGGIRRNKASWGNYWVTIHVFPGTETHKRGGFFIHGGKTSGSIGCIDLTDSMDQFVADLRDEAGNKDKCYVPLTVKYR, from the coding sequence ATGCAGGCAAACGTGGACATTGGGCCAATACCAGAAGGAAAGTACTGGATTCGATTGGATGAAATACAACGAAACTGGGGTGGAATAAGAAGGAACAAAGCCTCTTGGGGTAACTACTGGGTTACGATTCATGTCTTTCCAGGAACAGAAACTCACAAGCGTGGTGGATTCTTCATTCACGGCGGAAAAACATCGGGCTCGATCGGATGTATTGACCTGACCGATTCAATGGATCAATTCGTAGCAGATTTACGCGATGAAGCGGGAAATAAGGACAAATGCTACGTCCCGCTCACTGTGAAATATCGCTGA
- a CDS encoding VOC family protein, translating into MARVMGVGGIFFKAKDKGALVKWYKDVLGLEMQDWGGAFLTPEAMAAHPGAGTVFSPFKADTDYMLPSTKDFMINLAVDDIDGVLARCAEHGVTPVKTFPDEFNGRFAHIMDPEGNKIELWQPRPVSG; encoded by the coding sequence ATGGCGCGGGTGATGGGGGTGGGTGGCATCTTCTTTAAGGCGAAGGACAAGGGTGCTCTCGTCAAGTGGTACAAAGATGTGCTGGGCCTCGAGATGCAGGACTGGGGCGGCGCGTTCCTTACGCCGGAAGCGATGGCAGCCCACCCCGGTGCAGGCACAGTGTTCAGCCCATTCAAGGCCGACACCGATTACATGTTGCCTTCCACCAAGGACTTCATGATCAACCTGGCGGTTGACGATATCGACGGCGTGCTGGCCCGTTGTGCGGAACATGGCGTGACACCCGTGAAAACATTTCCCGATGAATTCAACGGCCGGTTTGCCCACATCATGGATCCTGAAGGCAATAAGATCGAACTGTGGCAACCGAGGCCGGTGTCGGGTTAG
- a CDS encoding WD40 repeat domain-containing protein has product MNTARKVDCPSCKVALSTAGLPMGKPFRCPECKSRVEYPTGSDTASTSSSSSVPWLAAVAMLSVLMGVGSWYFSKGWWVKNEVAQTKAGDDPKLPHTPSNNPTDNPGGGDGGQSGYLTPEPDQPGTSPQVMMAAALARPLDFKKPILLKGHRPESVIASLAFSSDGRRLASISQAGEVIIWDLVSQDGIALIRKLTQEELKHKSAQSFNVGKHLDFSADGKTLFTGSSGETLMWDVESTFGRHKFGKFVDQRHELILGPNGKTVVTERAAGEDGENQHGLIVWDLATGNSVFKIDYSKLAPQHVARYSPDGRLFALAERPFESKEEASSAEALAESKIRIFDLESKKELPAIGVAASQVVVLPNNRLLAWKMPTKDDKGPGVELWTIPSNGSTAQKQVMPEMAKVVGKSPDGETFSMPTLDAWYGHTVSPDGKRWAFFDGTGAIDVRDTSTLKSIARITGDKSRVYRQFIFSSDGASLVAASWTKGSEPLQILEFDAAQGAQRAQATIPLMPDPEGKKFNYVPVLAASPAHAGTVAVGLPDGSVLIQPMGVPSLKSWEIKADSPAVQNGSVQLITTTPRGMKALQATERASFPVEFLYREQHHLAPVALSEDGSKAAVRGLMDGEQGAIFLLDVAAGKELATVKLGPAAAPTGHMWFTSDQHYIVCDDFTVVDVAKAAHVPLTDNPNSRCLDLVPGDKLLAVGLKHEGTSDSKIFQLRKLDTLALEHSGLSMFEGCVHSLKYSPDGKRLAALIEQRNNVQLLLLDPTNGEQKTVLDKSEDMGVPQTQLAFSPDGMGLAAIINNIRFIEGKALSVYDMHTGRKRFQIAGDTEPVFLANGRLLGAPKVYDSKTGHLRLALEVHESGDVVGVHHVQAGCNQMAVGHVSGQVSLWELTRGVKLAEFKAHDGPIAGLVLSSDGNTLITVGKENKVKIWGLK; this is encoded by the coding sequence ATGAATACTGCACGGAAAGTAGATTGTCCATCCTGTAAGGTGGCTCTCAGTACAGCAGGTTTGCCGATGGGTAAACCCTTTCGTTGCCCTGAGTGCAAGAGCCGGGTGGAGTATCCGACAGGCTCGGATACTGCTTCAACATCATCGTCATCAAGTGTACCCTGGCTTGCTGCCGTCGCAATGCTCTCGGTGCTCATGGGGGTGGGCAGCTGGTATTTCAGCAAAGGCTGGTGGGTAAAAAATGAAGTAGCACAAACGAAAGCAGGCGACGACCCAAAGTTGCCTCACACCCCGAGCAATAATCCAACTGACAATCCGGGTGGAGGTGATGGTGGACAGTCGGGATACCTTACGCCAGAACCAGACCAGCCTGGAACCAGTCCTCAGGTGATGATGGCAGCAGCGCTAGCCAGGCCACTCGATTTCAAGAAGCCGATTCTGCTGAAGGGACATCGGCCTGAGTCGGTGATTGCCAGCCTTGCCTTTTCTTCAGATGGCCGCAGGCTTGCAAGTATTTCCCAAGCAGGGGAAGTCATTATCTGGGATCTGGTGTCGCAGGATGGTATAGCCTTGATACGCAAGCTCACGCAGGAAGAACTGAAACATAAATCTGCACAGTCATTCAATGTTGGCAAACATCTGGATTTCTCGGCTGATGGCAAAACACTTTTTACAGGCAGCAGCGGTGAGACGCTTATGTGGGACGTTGAATCAACCTTCGGCAGGCACAAGTTTGGCAAATTCGTCGATCAGAGACATGAACTGATTCTCGGACCCAACGGAAAAACGGTGGTGACGGAACGCGCTGCTGGTGAAGATGGCGAAAATCAGCATGGACTGATCGTGTGGGACCTGGCAACCGGGAATTCAGTGTTCAAAATTGATTATAGCAAACTTGCCCCCCAACATGTGGCACGTTACTCACCTGATGGCCGACTTTTTGCCCTGGCAGAGCGACCATTCGAGAGTAAAGAAGAAGCTTCTTCTGCGGAGGCATTGGCCGAAAGCAAGATACGGATTTTCGATCTTGAATCGAAGAAAGAGTTACCTGCAATTGGCGTTGCAGCATCGCAAGTGGTCGTATTGCCTAATAATCGTTTACTGGCCTGGAAAATGCCCACCAAGGATGATAAAGGGCCTGGCGTAGAGTTGTGGACGATTCCATCGAATGGCTCGACTGCACAAAAACAAGTCATGCCAGAAATGGCGAAGGTCGTCGGAAAATCACCGGACGGTGAGACGTTCAGCATGCCCACTCTTGATGCATGGTATGGCCATACTGTCAGCCCGGATGGGAAGCGTTGGGCCTTCTTTGACGGAACTGGAGCGATTGACGTGCGCGACACGTCGACCCTGAAATCGATAGCCCGTATTACTGGCGACAAGTCGAGAGTTTACCGTCAATTTATTTTTTCCAGTGATGGCGCTTCGCTGGTTGCTGCCAGTTGGACGAAAGGGAGTGAGCCATTGCAGATTCTGGAGTTTGATGCTGCCCAAGGTGCACAGCGGGCTCAGGCGACCATTCCCCTGATGCCTGATCCTGAAGGAAAGAAATTCAACTATGTACCCGTGCTGGCGGCTTCGCCAGCCCATGCGGGAACTGTAGCAGTCGGGCTGCCTGATGGTTCGGTGCTGATTCAGCCGATGGGGGTGCCATCTCTCAAATCGTGGGAAATCAAGGCTGATTCCCCCGCTGTTCAGAATGGCAGTGTTCAGCTTATCACCACAACTCCTCGCGGCATGAAAGCCTTGCAGGCAACCGAACGGGCATCGTTCCCTGTGGAATTTCTCTATCGCGAGCAACATCATCTGGCCCCGGTAGCGCTTTCTGAGGATGGCAGCAAAGCAGCGGTGCGTGGACTGATGGATGGTGAACAAGGTGCAATCTTCCTGTTGGACGTTGCTGCGGGAAAGGAACTGGCGACTGTGAAATTGGGGCCTGCTGCTGCCCCCACTGGGCATATGTGGTTCACTTCGGATCAGCATTATATCGTGTGTGATGATTTCACCGTTGTCGATGTTGCCAAGGCTGCCCATGTGCCACTGACCGATAACCCTAACTCGCGGTGCCTCGACCTGGTTCCCGGTGACAAGCTACTGGCAGTAGGGCTCAAGCACGAAGGCACCAGCGATTCCAAAATCTTCCAACTTCGCAAACTGGATACGCTGGCACTCGAGCACTCTGGTCTTAGTATGTTTGAAGGCTGCGTACATTCGCTGAAATATTCTCCGGACGGTAAGCGGCTTGCTGCATTAATTGAGCAGAGGAACAATGTTCAACTTCTATTGCTGGACCCAACCAATGGTGAGCAGAAGACCGTTCTGGATAAATCCGAAGATATGGGGGTGCCTCAAACGCAATTGGCATTCTCACCTGACGGTATGGGGCTGGCTGCGATCATAAACAATATCAGGTTCATCGAGGGCAAAGCGTTATCGGTATACGATATGCATACAGGCAGGAAACGCTTTCAAATAGCTGGCGATACCGAGCCGGTGTTCCTGGCCAATGGCCGATTGCTAGGTGCACCTAAAGTATATGATTCAAAAACCGGGCACCTCCGTCTGGCTCTCGAAGTCCATGAATCGGGCGATGTCGTCGGTGTCCATCATGTACAGGCAGGTTGTAACCAGATGGCTGTTGGCCATGTCAGTGGGCAGGTTTCGTTGTGGGAACTCACCCGCGGAGTGAAGCTGGCGGAGTTCAAAGCTCACGACGGGCCGATTGCCGGCCTCGTGCTTTCATCGGATGGCAACACGCTGATCACGGTCGGCAAGGAGAACAAGGTGAAGATATGGGGGCTGAAGTAA
- a CDS encoding SIMPL domain-containing protein (The SIMPL domain is named for its presence in mouse protein SIMPL (signalling molecule that associates with mouse pelle-like kinase). Bacterial member BP26, from Brucella, was shown to assemble into a channel-like structure, while YggE from E. coli has been associated with resistance to oxidative stress.) gives MSTESAGVRFNAQGTVNVRQPPTRLMMKLPLQATGNTLELGLNALRKQATAAERWLQGLGANTILVGDPQFVETVSQDPLKKARELAARAMGRGKSTHHDAARTKTVTLFLTAFWDIASKSAEERLVLLDRLQFEASSDIPAEEKVTVPDLEQLSDPMQMQAMLAEMMTPKEEPRQAHFLFVSQLDEASVFRAYQEAYQQAVRKAEMLANCAGHSLGRLESVSYGYAGDHSSSVHRHMEMQSCQAILAGTGYQPGEFESVSEQPTAADFRLSVSVHYGSDT, from the coding sequence ATGTCTACAGAATCTGCCGGTGTTCGCTTTAATGCACAAGGCACCGTCAACGTTCGTCAGCCTCCCACCAGGCTGATGATGAAGCTGCCATTGCAGGCAACGGGTAATACGCTGGAGCTTGGCCTGAATGCACTTCGCAAGCAGGCCACCGCTGCCGAGCGATGGCTGCAAGGCCTGGGAGCCAACACCATTCTGGTGGGTGATCCCCAGTTCGTGGAAACAGTGAGTCAAGATCCGCTCAAGAAGGCTCGCGAACTTGCTGCCCGGGCCATGGGACGAGGCAAATCGACCCATCATGATGCCGCTCGCACCAAGACAGTCACACTTTTTCTTACAGCGTTCTGGGACATCGCCAGCAAATCGGCGGAAGAACGACTGGTACTGCTTGACCGACTGCAGTTTGAAGCTTCTTCTGACATACCTGCAGAAGAAAAGGTAACGGTTCCCGATCTGGAACAACTGAGTGATCCGATGCAGATGCAGGCAATGCTTGCCGAGATGATGACTCCGAAAGAAGAACCACGCCAGGCACATTTTCTCTTCGTTTCACAACTCGATGAAGCCTCGGTGTTTCGTGCATACCAGGAAGCATACCAGCAGGCTGTGCGCAAGGCAGAAATGCTCGCAAACTGTGCAGGCCATTCACTCGGAAGACTCGAATCGGTCAGTTATGGCTATGCAGGTGACCATTCTTCATCCGTGCATCGGCATATGGAAATGCAATCGTGCCAGGCCATTCTCGCAGGCACCGGCTACCAGCCTGGGGAATTTGAAAGTGTTTCAGAACAGCCCACCGCTGCAGACTTTCGACTGAGTGTCTCGGTGCACTATGGTTCTGACACATAA
- a CDS encoding MGMT family protein: protein MANSNYELIYDVVRRIPSGRVATYGQVAELSGLPRQARQVGYALFHLDEKTKLPWHRVVNARGEISFSPARQSADRLQQVLLEAEGIVFNSKGKIDLKQYRWKPAGKRSSK from the coding sequence ATGGCAAATTCCAACTATGAGCTAATTTATGATGTAGTGAGGCGGATACCGTCGGGCAGGGTTGCAACCTACGGACAGGTAGCGGAACTGTCAGGGCTGCCCAGGCAGGCTCGGCAGGTGGGTTATGCACTCTTTCATCTGGATGAAAAGACGAAATTGCCCTGGCACCGGGTGGTGAATGCCAGGGGAGAAATATCATTCTCCCCGGCCCGACAATCTGCAGATCGATTGCAGCAAGTGTTGCTGGAAGCAGAGGGTATCGTCTTTAACAGCAAAGGGAAGATTGATCTGAAACAGTATCGTTGGAAGCCTGCGGGAAAGCGGAGCAGTAAATGA
- the ndhC gene encoding NADH-quinone oxidoreductase subunit A, with amino-acid sequence MPVLVAFLLVFLIVGIAFVVVNLTIGSLLRPRKPGIVKDQPYECGEEPIGTAWIQFDLRFYVVALLFVIFEVELIFFFPWATLFGKLNAVPAAQGHEQQALAKRLVPDAPANSVIDADSALASSWLILGEMLIFLAILMVAYAYLWKRGDLNWVRASEPHPKSQRIELPLA; translated from the coding sequence ATGCCGGTGCTGGTGGCATTTCTCCTGGTATTTCTGATCGTCGGGATTGCCTTCGTGGTGGTCAATCTCACTATCGGCTCACTACTACGACCACGCAAGCCAGGCATAGTCAAGGATCAGCCTTACGAGTGTGGCGAAGAACCCATTGGAACTGCCTGGATACAGTTCGATCTGCGTTTTTATGTCGTGGCCCTGCTCTTTGTTATTTTTGAAGTCGAGCTGATTTTCTTTTTCCCCTGGGCCACTCTGTTCGGCAAGCTGAACGCGGTACCAGCAGCCCAGGGACATGAACAACAGGCTCTTGCAAAACGGCTGGTCCCCGATGCACCCGCCAACAGTGTCATTGATGCTGACAGCGCCCTTGCTTCGAGTTGGCTTATCCTGGGCGAGATGCTGATCTTCCTCGCCATTCTCATGGTGGCTTATGCCTACCTCTGGAAGCGAGGCGACTTGAACTGGGTGCGTGCCTCTGAACCCCATCCAAAAAGCCAGCGGATTGAACTACCGCTGGCATAA
- a CDS encoding DUF2203 domain-containing protein produces the protein MPLRHPPTGRRFFSLDEANRMLPLVKHIVEDISATAKRYERIQSKLDQVASRETMTEEQRQLELELSDYADRLEDCLQEMRSLGVEFKGWEGLVDFPAWVNGREIEYCWKQGEPEVSHWHELYAGFSNRKPLPVTDSISPVVILGDASMEEFVPDDVTKPTSKRKVKSSRTPVKRSDEVN, from the coding sequence ATGCCACTGAGACATCCACCCACAGGTCGACGCTTCTTTTCACTTGACGAAGCCAATCGCATGCTGCCTCTCGTCAAACACATTGTTGAAGATATCTCAGCCACTGCCAAACGTTACGAACGGATTCAATCGAAGCTGGATCAGGTTGCCAGCCGCGAAACGATGACGGAAGAACAGCGGCAACTCGAACTGGAACTGTCTGACTATGCCGACCGCCTGGAAGACTGCCTGCAGGAGATGCGAAGCCTGGGGGTTGAGTTCAAGGGCTGGGAGGGGCTGGTAGATTTTCCAGCCTGGGTGAATGGCCGGGAAATCGAATACTGCTGGAAGCAGGGAGAGCCTGAAGTCTCTCACTGGCACGAACTCTATGCCGGGTTCTCCAATCGCAAACCGCTTCCCGTGACCGATTCAATCAGCCCGGTTGTCATTCTCGGCGATGCTTCCATGGAAGAATTTGTCCCCGATGATGTCACCAAGCCGACGAGCAAACGGAAAGTCAAATCGAGCCGCACACCAGTCAAACGCAGTGATGAAGTGAACTGA
- a CDS encoding NADH-quinone oxidoreductase subunit I, whose protein sequence is MLTWFHNIWQTIVTVLSGMRTTARTFFRTYRTEPFTKEFEYPEKPVPVSPRYRGFHRFDLTACIACDKCIRACPVDCIYIDKDKNPLGKGFRINGFKIDYGKCIFCALCVDPCPVDCLYMGSNHDLSCYSRDGLIVDFAKLPLEIAWGQDTLTPAAVAASKNQTVPVWTKPVEPPKPSPPPASIV, encoded by the coding sequence ATGCTCACCTGGTTTCACAACATCTGGCAAACGATTGTTACGGTATTGTCTGGAATGAGAACCACCGCCAGGACCTTTTTCCGCACCTATCGAACCGAGCCGTTTACCAAGGAATTCGAATACCCTGAAAAGCCGGTACCGGTGTCGCCACGATATCGGGGGTTTCATCGCTTCGACTTAACTGCCTGCATTGCCTGCGATAAATGTATTCGTGCCTGCCCGGTCGATTGCATCTACATCGACAAGGATAAGAACCCTCTCGGCAAAGGCTTCCGCATCAATGGCTTCAAGATAGATTACGGTAAATGCATCTTTTGCGCACTCTGCGTTGACCCCTGCCCGGTAGACTGTCTTTACATGGGTTCTAATCACGACTTATCCTGTTACAGTCGTGATGGATTGATCGTGGATTTCGCCAAGTTGCCTCTGGAAATTGCCTGGGGACAGGACACGCTGACACCCGCTGCCGTCGCTGCATCCAAAAACCAGACGGTACCCGTTTGGACCAAGCCCGTCGAACCGCCAAAACCGTCACCACCCCCCGCGTCAATCGTTTGA
- a CDS encoding formylglycine-generating enzyme family protein, which translates to MPSTTPASPRTVISFLPLLLLAVIAFAGTYALTRYSQKPPEGMVWIPDGEFLMGSEVNTPQANEKPVHRVRLTGFYMDVHEVTNAQFQEFVKATGYVTTAEKAPDWEELKKQLPPGTPKPSDDKLVAGSLVFTQPTKPVPMHDYTQWWTWTPGACWKHPEGPGSNLDGKDNHPVVHVSWDDANAYAKWAGKRLPTEAEWEYASRGGMTGKRFTWGDEPVNDTSDFKANIWQGTFPNNNTKADGWERTAPVKSFAPNGYGLYDLAGNVWEWCSDWYRADAYRQAGSGTLENPPGPRDSWDPQEPTVPKRIVRGGSFLCHVTYCESYRNSARRGTSPDTGMSHTGFRCVKNR; encoded by the coding sequence ATGCCTTCAACCACTCCCGCTTCACCTCGAACAGTAATATCTTTTCTTCCTTTGTTACTGCTAGCCGTGATTGCTTTTGCAGGAACTTATGCACTAACGCGATATTCCCAGAAGCCACCTGAAGGCATGGTCTGGATACCTGATGGTGAATTCCTGATGGGTTCCGAGGTCAACACGCCTCAAGCCAATGAGAAACCGGTGCATCGTGTGCGACTGACCGGCTTTTACATGGATGTTCACGAAGTGACCAATGCCCAGTTCCAGGAGTTTGTCAAGGCCACCGGCTATGTCACTACCGCAGAAAAAGCTCCCGATTGGGAAGAGCTGAAAAAACAGTTGCCTCCGGGAACCCCTAAGCCTTCTGACGACAAGCTGGTAGCCGGTTCACTGGTATTTACGCAACCCACCAAGCCTGTGCCTATGCATGATTACACCCAGTGGTGGACCTGGACTCCCGGTGCCTGCTGGAAACATCCCGAAGGGCCAGGAAGCAATCTTGATGGGAAGGACAATCACCCTGTCGTTCATGTCTCCTGGGACGATGCCAATGCTTATGCCAAATGGGCCGGTAAACGATTGCCTACCGAGGCGGAATGGGAATACGCCTCACGGGGTGGAATGACTGGCAAACGATTCACCTGGGGCGATGAACCGGTGAACGATACCAGTGATTTCAAAGCCAACATCTGGCAAGGTACGTTCCCCAACAACAACACCAAGGCTGATGGCTGGGAACGGACTGCTCCCGTGAAAAGTTTTGCCCCTAACGGTTACGGGCTTTATGACCTGGCAGGAAATGTCTGGGAATGGTGTTCCGACTGGTATCGGGCCGATGCCTATCGTCAGGCAGGAAGCGGAACGCTGGAAAATCCCCCCGGCCCACGCGATAGCTGGGATCCACAGGAACCTACGGTTCCCAAACGCATCGTACGTGGCGGCTCGTTTCTGTGTCACGTTACTTATTGTGAAAGTTATCGAAACTCGGCCCGGCGAGGAACATCGCCTGATACGGGCATGTCGCACACGGGTTTTCGCTGTGTGAAAAACCGCTGA
- a CDS encoding protein kinase has translation MPELITAHPSDQLLQAYGLGKLAPNEVQQLEKHLDGCNTCIQKLSQVGNDSFLQLLRNKSSNQQTALPEIKNRVMGDVPRELLDHSRYAIIRKLGNGGMGVVYHAIHRVMNRSVALKVIRDDLMATPAAVSRFRREVQAAAQMSHPNIVTAYDAEEIGGIHFLVMELVEGKSLDKLVIERGPLPINQACSIIHQATFGLQHAHSRGMIHRDIKPQNIMLSNAGNVKILDFGLARMHRKPANMSITRSGAALGSPQYLAPEQMQSASSVDFRADLYGLGATLYYLVTGEPPPVLALSCESTLHFPDDVPLELQQIILKLLATNPDDRFASARELAIALEPWATNQNEVKTQPQSILERFRWLITPAMGLLLIILLLWIFPGRGNQEPSAASIDSPIRATPQPARHLPLRVLFLLPAHGLWFEDYGPCCDVLKQEGIAVDTATLGKVPAILHSDSMTRVRERPAPVNADYDFMNLSIDKYDAIICVGWKHPEMTDQERASGRKIKELLQRGMDQNKWLVGIGAGQEVFGACGLLRFKRVARQFEFVADLAAMGATVTNEDIVQDGNIVTASSPVQAAEAGKWLAQKLLKRETP, from the coding sequence ATGCCGGAACTGATAACTGCACATCCTTCGGACCAACTTCTCCAGGCATATGGATTGGGCAAACTCGCGCCGAATGAAGTTCAACAACTCGAAAAGCACCTGGATGGCTGTAATACCTGTATCCAGAAATTGTCTCAAGTTGGAAATGACAGCTTTCTGCAGTTGCTTCGCAATAAAAGCTCGAATCAGCAGACTGCCCTGCCTGAGATCAAGAACAGAGTCATGGGAGATGTTCCCCGCGAGCTGCTCGATCATTCCCGCTATGCCATCATCAGAAAACTCGGCAATGGTGGCATGGGAGTGGTCTACCATGCCATCCATCGCGTGATGAACCGCAGTGTTGCACTGAAAGTCATTCGCGATGATCTCATGGCAACTCCGGCTGCAGTAAGCCGTTTTCGACGCGAAGTGCAGGCCGCTGCCCAGATGTCGCATCCCAATATTGTCACTGCCTATGATGCCGAGGAAATCGGTGGAATTCACTTCCTGGTGATGGAGTTAGTCGAAGGGAAATCACTTGATAAACTCGTCATCGAAAGAGGACCTCTGCCCATCAACCAGGCGTGCAGCATCATCCACCAGGCAACGTTTGGTTTGCAGCATGCTCACAGCCGTGGCATGATCCATCGCGATATCAAGCCGCAAAACATCATGCTCAGTAACGCAGGGAATGTGAAAATCCTCGATTTTGGCCTGGCTCGCATGCACCGCAAACCGGCGAATATGTCCATTACCCGATCTGGAGCTGCACTCGGCTCACCTCAATACCTGGCCCCGGAACAGATGCAGTCTGCCTCCTCGGTAGACTTTCGTGCTGATCTGTACGGCCTGGGAGCTACACTGTATTACCTGGTAACGGGCGAACCGCCTCCCGTGTTGGCGCTGTCCTGCGAGAGTACGCTGCATTTCCCCGATGATGTTCCACTCGAACTGCAGCAGATTATTCTCAAACTGCTCGCCACGAATCCCGATGATCGCTTTGCTTCCGCCAGGGAACTGGCCATAGCTCTTGAACCCTGGGCAACGAATCAGAATGAAGTAAAAACTCAGCCTCAATCAATCCTGGAGCGATTCCGCTGGCTCATCACTCCTGCCATGGGCCTGTTACTGATAATACTTCTGCTCTGGATCTTTCCTGGACGGGGAAATCAAGAACCATCTGCCGCCTCCATCGATTCGCCCATCAGGGCAACACCCCAGCCCGCCAGACACTTGCCACTCCGAGTACTATTCCTGCTGCCCGCACATGGCTTGTGGTTTGAAGATTACGGCCCCTGCTGCGATGTGCTAAAACAGGAAGGGATTGCGGTGGACACTGCCACGCTCGGCAAAGTGCCTGCAATTCTTCACTCTGACAGCATGACTCGAGTTCGTGAACGCCCCGCACCGGTCAATGCAGACTACGATTTCATGAACCTGTCTATTGATAAGTATGATGCCATCATTTGTGTGGGATGGAAACACCCGGAGATGACCGATCAGGAACGAGCTTCAGGCAGGAAAATCAAGGAACTGTTGCAGAGGGGCATGGATCAGAACAAATGGCTGGTTGGCATCGGCGCTGGTCAGGAAGTGTTCGGTGCCTGCGGTCTGCTCCGGTTCAAACGGGTTGCTCGACAATTTGAATTCGTTGCTGATCTGGCTGCCATGGGTGCAACCGTAACCAATGAAGATATTGTTCAGGATGGCAACATTGTAACAGCGTCCTCTCCGGTGCAGGCTGCTGAGGCAGGCAAATGGCTGGCACAGAAACTGTTGAAACGCGAAACGCCATAA
- a CDS encoding sigma-70 family RNA polymerase sigma factor: protein MAETSHTLLDSVRTGQDNFAWQRWHAIYEPLILGWLKQRHLVPSDCDDITQNVMIVVVRRLPEFEHNGRIGAFRHWLKTITINCLRDFWKSRANHPQAGEAMGVLDAWADPHSNLSMMWDHEHDQHVAKQLMKLLEPEFTPVTWEAFQQVVVQDRPVEEVASQLGITVNAVYIAKYRVLNRLRAVAEGLVDEPSFESK from the coding sequence TTGGCAGAAACCTCTCACACACTGCTCGACAGCGTCCGAACAGGCCAGGACAACTTCGCCTGGCAGCGCTGGCACGCCATCTATGAGCCGCTTATCCTCGGCTGGCTCAAGCAACGTCATCTGGTTCCTTCAGATTGCGACGATATAACCCAGAATGTCATGATCGTGGTAGTGCGTCGGCTGCCTGAGTTTGAACATAACGGAAGAATTGGCGCCTTTCGCCATTGGCTGAAAACCATCACCATTAATTGTCTGCGTGATTTCTGGAAGTCTCGTGCCAATCACCCGCAGGCAGGTGAAGCCATGGGGGTTCTCGATGCCTGGGCTGATCCCCACAGCAATCTCAGTATGATGTGGGATCATGAACACGATCAGCATGTTGCAAAACAACTGATGAAACTGCTGGAGCCTGAATTTACACCTGTCACCTGGGAAGCATTTCAACAGGTGGTAGTACAGGATCGACCTGTTGAAGAGGTTGCCAGCCAACTGGGAATCACGGTCAATGCCGTTTACATTGCCAAGTATCGCGTATTGAACAGGTTACGAGCGGTAGCAGAAGGACTAGTGGATGAACCTTCTTTTGAATCGAAGTGA